One genomic window of Microbacterium testaceum StLB037 includes the following:
- the efeO gene encoding iron uptake system protein EfeO gives MTPTRLLAATAVAGAAALVLAGCVAKTDASASGALTVTSTDDGCAVSSASVPSGTVAFDVSNKSDQVTEFYLLASDGLRIVGEVENIAPGASRNLTVVAQPGDYFTLCKPGMVGDGVGKASFSVTGDAVAVEGPDAEQKQQAVDLYAAFVKDQVGQLLPAVKTFTAAYESGDDAAAKEQFPRVRAYYERIEPIAEALGDLDPRIDYREVDAVAEGLDWTGFHRIEKDLWVPAQDALNADGETPAWKDWTPSTPEERKTHGDKLVSDVQELYDYVHGDEFTQALDTQGVAGISNGAIALLDEVASGKISGEEDWWSGTDLYDFAANVEGSKMAFSLVRDFAESKGDKGAELVTRIDKGYADLEAALAAHGSADAGFVPYSQLTEADKRQFTDLINALAEPLSQLTVTVLE, from the coding sequence ATGACCCCGACTCGCCTCCTCGCGGCTACGGCCGTGGCCGGCGCGGCCGCCCTCGTCCTCGCCGGTTGCGTCGCCAAGACCGACGCGTCCGCCTCCGGAGCCCTCACGGTCACCTCGACCGACGACGGCTGCGCCGTCTCGTCCGCCTCGGTGCCCAGCGGGACCGTCGCGTTCGACGTGAGCAACAAGAGCGACCAGGTCACGGAGTTCTACCTGCTGGCATCCGATGGCCTTCGCATCGTCGGCGAGGTCGAGAACATCGCCCCCGGCGCATCGCGCAACCTCACCGTCGTCGCTCAGCCCGGCGACTACTTCACCCTCTGCAAGCCCGGCATGGTCGGCGACGGCGTGGGCAAGGCCAGCTTCTCGGTCACCGGAGACGCCGTCGCCGTCGAGGGTCCGGATGCCGAGCAGAAGCAGCAGGCCGTCGACCTCTACGCCGCGTTCGTCAAGGACCAGGTCGGTCAGCTGCTCCCCGCCGTGAAGACGTTCACGGCTGCGTACGAGTCGGGAGACGACGCCGCGGCGAAGGAGCAGTTCCCCCGCGTGCGCGCGTACTACGAGCGCATCGAGCCGATCGCTGAGGCGCTCGGTGACCTCGATCCGCGCATCGACTACCGCGAGGTCGACGCCGTGGCCGAGGGCCTCGACTGGACCGGGTTCCACCGCATCGAGAAGGACCTCTGGGTGCCCGCGCAGGATGCCCTGAACGCCGACGGCGAGACGCCCGCGTGGAAGGACTGGACCCCCTCGACCCCGGAGGAGCGGAAGACGCACGGCGACAAGCTCGTGTCCGACGTGCAGGAGCTGTACGACTACGTCCACGGTGACGAGTTCACCCAGGCGCTCGACACCCAGGGCGTGGCGGGCATCTCGAACGGTGCGATCGCGCTGCTCGACGAGGTCGCGAGCGGCAAGATCAGCGGTGAAGAGGACTGGTGGTCGGGAACCGACCTCTACGACTTCGCGGCGAACGTCGAGGGCTCCAAGATGGCGTTCTCGCTCGTGCGCGACTTCGCCGAATCCAAGGGCGACAAGGGTGCCGAGCTCGTCACGCGCATCGACAAGGGCTACGCCGACCTCGAGGCCGCTCTCGCTGCCCACGGCTCCGCGGACGCGGGCTTCGTCCCCTACTCCCAGCTGACCGAAGCCGACAAGCGCCAGTTCACCGACCTGATCAACGCGCTGGCCGAGCCGCTGTCGCAGCTGACGGTCACCGTCCTGGAGTGA
- a CDS encoding acyltransferase family protein: MTDAMTSPPTTTRTPFWDNARFAAIILVVFGHAIQRLTYDSDAAEALYLLVYAFHMPLFALVAGYFSSSAEPTRRRMARLFTDLVAPYVIFETLWTITQFLVTGRTNLDPAQPSWTLWFLLALALFRLVLPYLALLRAPVVWALVISVVAGYLPSIDSTFSLSRFLGLLPFFTLGWWLREHDVVARAGLLAARPLWLRASAASVLIGAGVLAFVFVETWRDVRLGTWFFFVDAYADLDAPQWWAGGVRLAIIALALALMAAFLLLIPRRGTSWTHLGQYTMYVYLLHTFVLYPFRQSGVLRGLEPMWLWIPVVAVASVAIAVALSSRPIRRLTRPLVEPRMPWLFRDRELGAGRGAR; encoded by the coding sequence ATGACGGATGCCATGACCTCGCCCCCCACGACGACTCGAACCCCGTTCTGGGACAACGCCCGCTTCGCCGCGATCATCCTGGTCGTGTTCGGCCATGCGATCCAACGCCTGACGTACGACTCGGATGCCGCGGAGGCGCTGTACCTGCTCGTCTACGCATTCCACATGCCGCTGTTCGCGCTGGTCGCGGGGTACTTCTCCTCGTCGGCCGAGCCCACGCGTCGACGCATGGCGCGGCTGTTCACCGACCTGGTCGCGCCGTACGTGATCTTCGAGACGCTGTGGACGATCACGCAGTTCCTCGTAACGGGGAGGACGAACCTCGATCCGGCACAGCCGTCGTGGACGCTGTGGTTCCTGCTCGCGCTCGCGCTGTTCCGACTCGTGCTGCCGTACCTCGCGCTGCTGCGGGCGCCCGTGGTCTGGGCCCTGGTGATCTCGGTCGTGGCGGGGTACCTGCCGAGCATCGACTCGACGTTCTCGCTCTCGCGCTTCCTCGGGCTGCTGCCCTTCTTCACCCTTGGGTGGTGGCTCCGCGAGCACGACGTCGTCGCACGGGCGGGGCTGCTGGCCGCGCGGCCGCTCTGGCTGCGGGCTTCCGCGGCGAGCGTTCTGATCGGGGCGGGAGTCCTGGCATTCGTCTTCGTCGAGACCTGGCGCGACGTGCGCCTGGGGACGTGGTTCTTCTTCGTCGACGCTTACGCCGACCTCGACGCCCCGCAGTGGTGGGCGGGCGGTGTGCGACTGGCGATCATCGCGCTGGCGCTCGCGCTGATGGCGGCGTTCCTGCTGCTCATTCCCCGCCGCGGGACGTCGTGGACGCACCTCGGTCAGTACACGATGTACGTCTACCTCCTGCACACGTTCGTGCTCTACCCGTTCCGCCAGTCGGGCGTCCTCCGCGGGTTGGAGCCGATGTGGCTGTGGATCCCGGTGGTCGCCGTTGCCAGCGTCGCGATCGCTGTTGCGTTGTCGAGCCGCCCGATACGGCGCCTCACACGTCCCCTGGTGGAGCCCCGGATGCCGTGGCTCTTCCGCGACCGGGAGCTCGGCGCAGGCCGCGGGGCGCGGTAG
- a CDS encoding glycosyltransferase, with protein MRVALLAESFLPHMNGVTGSVLHVLRHLAEAGHETLVIAPKSGDVTADLHGARTELLRSVPLPSYPEVRVVFARAARLGALLRDFDPDVVHLASPFVLGWQGLAAADALRIPTVAVYQTDVVAYAQKYGLPHATALVEGHVARLHRRATLTLAPSSASMRQLESLGVDRLRRWGRGVDAVRFAPAHRDDAWRAEVAPNGERIIGYVGRLAPEKQVDDLRALAGVPNTRLVIVGDGPSRAGLQTAIPDAVFTGHLSGDTLARAMAGFDVFVHPGESETFGQTIQEALASGVPVVATGVGGPLDLVRSSVDGWLYRPGDLDDLRARVSDLVGDESKRQAFSRAARDAVAGRTWSALTDDLVGHYREARALRAIDDSLLVRGARRPAAPVASRARGRWTRFVALGDSLTEGLCDQSRMPSGAYRGWADRLAELLAGTSEDGPFRYANLAVRSRRVRHLIDEQVPAALEMKPDLVSILIGANDLVGPHPVIPAIVAEVESAVRAVRRTGADVLLVTTFLPHRAAARLFARRFSAYNVELRRIAAEQGAILLDLEAVAELGELPLWADDLVHLRSAGHRLVAYRAAEALGVPDAAALLGLDEALHADDEPARGGWITRDALPWVWRRVRGRTAGDGVSAKHSAYVELPTRGDRERARTS; from the coding sequence GTGAGAGTCGCGCTGCTGGCCGAGTCCTTCCTTCCGCACATGAACGGGGTCACCGGTTCCGTTCTCCACGTGCTGCGCCATCTCGCCGAGGCGGGGCACGAGACCTTGGTCATCGCCCCGAAATCCGGCGATGTGACCGCCGATCTGCACGGCGCACGGACCGAACTCCTCCGTTCGGTCCCGCTGCCCTCCTACCCCGAAGTCCGCGTGGTGTTCGCCCGGGCGGCGCGCCTGGGGGCGCTGCTGCGCGACTTCGACCCCGACGTCGTGCACCTGGCATCCCCGTTCGTCCTCGGGTGGCAGGGTCTCGCCGCCGCCGACGCCCTGCGCATCCCCACCGTCGCGGTCTACCAGACCGACGTGGTCGCCTACGCGCAGAAGTACGGCCTTCCGCACGCGACCGCCCTCGTCGAGGGACACGTCGCGCGACTGCACCGCCGCGCCACCCTCACGCTCGCTCCCTCGTCGGCCTCGATGCGCCAGCTCGAGAGCCTGGGCGTCGACCGGCTGCGACGGTGGGGCAGGGGAGTGGATGCCGTGCGCTTCGCGCCCGCCCACCGCGACGACGCCTGGCGAGCCGAGGTCGCGCCGAACGGCGAACGCATCATCGGCTACGTCGGACGCCTCGCCCCCGAGAAGCAGGTCGACGACCTCCGTGCCCTCGCGGGCGTGCCGAACACGCGCCTCGTGATCGTCGGCGACGGGCCGTCGAGAGCGGGCCTTCAGACGGCGATTCCGGATGCCGTCTTCACCGGCCATCTCTCGGGAGACACGCTCGCGCGGGCCATGGCCGGCTTCGACGTCTTCGTGCACCCGGGCGAGAGCGAGACGTTCGGGCAGACCATCCAGGAGGCCCTCGCGAGCGGCGTTCCGGTCGTCGCGACGGGCGTGGGCGGGCCGCTCGATCTCGTCCGCTCCAGCGTGGACGGGTGGCTTTACCGGCCCGGCGACCTCGACGACCTGCGCGCGCGGGTGTCCGACCTCGTCGGGGACGAGTCCAAGCGTCAGGCGTTCTCTCGCGCCGCGCGTGACGCGGTGGCGGGACGCACGTGGTCCGCGCTCACCGACGACCTCGTGGGGCACTACCGCGAGGCACGGGCGCTGCGCGCGATCGACGACAGCCTGCTCGTGCGCGGAGCTCGACGTCCGGCCGCGCCCGTGGCATCCCGGGCCCGCGGCCGGTGGACGCGCTTCGTCGCCCTGGGCGACTCGCTCACCGAGGGGCTGTGCGACCAGTCGCGCATGCCGTCGGGCGCGTATCGCGGGTGGGCCGACCGTCTCGCCGAGCTGCTCGCGGGAACGAGCGAGGACGGACCGTTCCGGTACGCGAACCTCGCGGTGCGCAGTCGGCGCGTGCGTCACCTCATCGACGAGCAGGTGCCCGCGGCGCTCGAGATGAAGCCGGACCTCGTGTCGATCCTCATCGGCGCGAACGACCTCGTCGGCCCGCACCCCGTGATTCCGGCGATCGTCGCGGAGGTCGAGTCCGCGGTGCGTGCCGTCCGCCGGACGGGCGCCGACGTGCTTCTCGTCACGACCTTCCTGCCGCACCGCGCGGCCGCGCGGCTCTTCGCTCGCCGGTTCTCGGCGTACAACGTCGAGCTGCGCCGCATCGCGGCCGAGCAGGGGGCGATCCTGCTCGACCTCGAGGCCGTGGCGGAGCTCGGCGAGCTCCCGCTGTGGGCGGATGACCTCGTCCACCTGCGCTCGGCCGGACACCGCCTGGTCGCCTACCGCGCCGCCGAGGCACTGGGCGTGCCCGACGCGGCCGCGCTGCTCGGCCTCGACGAGGCGCTGCACGCCGACGACGAGCCGGCCCGCGGCGGCTGGATCACCCGCGATGCACTGCCGTGGGTGTGGCGGCGGGTCCGTGGCCGCACGGCCGGCGATGGTGTGTCGGCGAAGCACTCCGCCTATGTCGAGTTGCCGACGCGCGGCGACCGGGAGCGCGCTCGGACGTCGTAG
- a CDS encoding fructosamine kinase family protein: MDAHVKTRADAPAGFFAAEAAGLRWLAAAEGARIARVIDVADDRIAIERVAGARPAERAADAFGAALAATHSAGAAAFGSPPPGWEGDIFIGRRSQPARPTATWGAFYARQRVEPFVPLAVEAGNLSASGAEIVRRVCGLIAEGAFDDEEPPARLHGDLWTGNVLWSPEGVVLIDPAAHGGHRETDLAMLALFGCPFLERILAAYDRSRPLRAGWRERVPLHQLHPLAVHAAGPGPSYGRALVEAAEQTLALV, encoded by the coding sequence ATGGACGCGCACGTGAAGACCCGGGCCGACGCCCCCGCCGGCTTCTTCGCCGCCGAGGCCGCGGGACTCCGGTGGCTGGCCGCCGCCGAGGGGGCGCGCATCGCGCGGGTGATCGACGTCGCGGACGACCGCATCGCCATCGAGCGCGTCGCGGGCGCGAGGCCGGCGGAGCGGGCCGCCGATGCCTTCGGCGCGGCGCTCGCCGCGACCCACTCCGCCGGTGCGGCCGCGTTCGGTTCCCCGCCGCCCGGGTGGGAGGGCGACATCTTCATCGGTCGCCGCTCGCAGCCCGCCCGACCCACCGCGACCTGGGGTGCGTTCTACGCCCGCCAGCGCGTCGAGCCGTTCGTCCCCCTCGCCGTCGAGGCGGGGAACCTCTCGGCATCCGGTGCGGAGATCGTGCGCCGCGTGTGCGGGCTGATCGCCGAGGGCGCGTTCGACGACGAGGAGCCGCCCGCGCGCCTGCACGGGGACCTGTGGACGGGGAACGTCCTCTGGTCGCCCGAGGGCGTGGTGCTCATCGACCCGGCGGCGCACGGCGGGCACCGCGAGACCGACCTGGCGATGCTCGCGCTGTTCGGCTGCCCGTTCCTCGAGCGGATCCTCGCGGCGTATGACCGCTCGCGTCCGCTCCGCGCCGGATGGCGAGAGCGTGTGCCGCTGCACCAGTTGCATCCGCTCGCGGTGCACGCGGCGGGTCCCGGGCCGTCGTACGGCCGTGCGCTGGTCGAGGCGGCGGAGCAGACGCTCGCCCTCGTCTGA
- a CDS encoding DedA family protein translates to MDGIDAWLQTIAASPWALLGMAVLVFADAFLVVIPGEAAVTAFGALAVSHGTPPLAGVIVVAGAAAFAGDAGCYLVGRTVGVERWAWMRGPRVRAALDWARARLERNAAVVLFTARFVPFARLAVNLAAGAARVNPVRYLGVAALAALAWAAYQAVIGAVVAAVVPGGPVVAVIVSIVVAVGIGVGIDFVLARRAKRRAKRRADLHGGR, encoded by the coding sequence ATGGACGGGATCGATGCCTGGCTGCAGACGATCGCGGCGAGCCCTTGGGCCCTGCTCGGGATGGCCGTACTCGTGTTCGCGGACGCGTTCCTCGTCGTGATTCCGGGAGAGGCGGCGGTTACCGCGTTCGGAGCGCTGGCCGTGTCGCACGGGACACCACCCCTCGCCGGGGTGATCGTCGTCGCCGGCGCGGCCGCCTTCGCGGGCGACGCCGGCTGCTACCTCGTGGGGCGCACGGTGGGCGTCGAGCGCTGGGCGTGGATGAGGGGTCCGCGCGTGCGCGCCGCTCTCGATTGGGCGCGGGCCCGGCTCGAGCGCAATGCCGCCGTGGTGCTCTTCACCGCGCGGTTCGTGCCGTTCGCGCGGCTCGCGGTGAACCTCGCGGCGGGAGCGGCGCGGGTGAACCCGGTGCGGTACCTCGGGGTGGCCGCGCTGGCTGCTCTCGCCTGGGCGGCGTATCAGGCCGTCATCGGCGCGGTGGTCGCCGCGGTGGTGCCGGGTGGTCCGGTCGTCGCGGTGATCGTCTCGATCGTGGTGGCGGTGGGGATCGGTGTCGGGATCGACTTCGTGCTCGCCCGGCGGGCGAAGCGACGGGCGAAGCGGCGGGCGGATCTGCACGGCGGACGGTGA
- a CDS encoding class I SAM-dependent methyltransferase has protein sequence MDAAQWDERYRASAGGVWAAEPPAAVREILARLTPGTAIDVATGDGRTAVWLADRGWVCTGIDFSVEGLALAAARAGGDAVTWAHADVHEWEPVASVDLVVSCYLHLADSAVAVARMAEWVKPGGALVVIGHDLENIAASGHGPADPAILYTPELLRGALDERFRIERCERLTRTSADAELRGGHAAAAIDTLLHAVRVR, from the coding sequence ATGGATGCCGCGCAGTGGGACGAGCGCTACCGCGCCTCCGCCGGGGGAGTCTGGGCCGCCGAACCGCCCGCCGCGGTGCGGGAGATCCTCGCGCGGCTCACACCCGGGACCGCGATCGACGTCGCCACGGGGGATGGACGCACCGCGGTCTGGCTCGCCGATCGCGGGTGGGTCTGTACCGGCATCGACTTCTCCGTCGAGGGGCTCGCGCTCGCCGCGGCCCGGGCGGGCGGTGACGCCGTGACCTGGGCGCACGCCGACGTGCACGAGTGGGAGCCCGTGGCATCCGTGGATCTCGTCGTGTCGTGCTACCTGCACCTCGCGGACAGCGCCGTCGCCGTCGCACGCATGGCGGAGTGGGTGAAACCCGGGGGAGCGCTGGTGGTCATCGGGCACGACCTCGAGAACATCGCCGCGAGCGGCCACGGCCCGGCCGACCCCGCGATCCTCTACACGCCCGAGCTCCTGCGCGGCGCGCTCGACGAGCGGTTCCGCATCGAACGGTGCGAGCGCCTCACCCGGACGAGCGCGGATGCCGAACTGCGCGGGGGCCACGCGGCGGCCGCGATCGACACGCTCCTGCACGCGGTGCGCGTGCGCTGA
- the efeB gene encoding iron uptake transporter deferrochelatase/peroxidase subunit, translating into MSDEEQTPAAAGPSGSAAAARPDAAEAAAGVSRRDLIGLAIGASATSLVVGAGAGLVGGAAYGQDQARRVMDAAAPASGIHQPGITTPVQEHLHFAAYDMMARTTRDDLAELLSDWTYAATRMMQGLDVSATGALGGSPDAPPDDTGEAVGLPASNLTITFGFGPSLFDARFGLEGQRPPGLERLPAFLNDDLDPLRSDGDLCIQACADDPQVAVHAIRNLSRIAFGRATIRWSQLGFGRTSKTTAAQTTPRNLFGFKDGTANILADDTAALEENVWVSASEGPAWLAGGSYLVARRIAMLIETWDRTRLAEQDRVIGRDKGAGAPLSGGDEFTAPDFGATDAGGKPRIDPRSHVSRAHPDNNGGIRILRRGYNFVDGTTDLGRLNAGLFFLSFQKSPDRFITLQKALSTDAMGEYIRHVGSGLWAVPPAPASGTSVGAGLLGS; encoded by the coding sequence GTGAGCGACGAAGAACAGACCCCTGCTGCCGCCGGACCCTCGGGTTCGGCGGCAGCCGCGCGTCCCGATGCCGCCGAGGCGGCCGCGGGAGTCTCGCGTCGCGATCTGATCGGCCTGGCCATCGGGGCGAGCGCGACGAGCCTCGTCGTCGGCGCGGGCGCCGGTCTCGTCGGCGGTGCCGCCTACGGCCAGGACCAGGCTCGACGGGTGATGGATGCCGCGGCCCCGGCATCCGGCATCCATCAGCCGGGGATCACCACGCCGGTGCAGGAGCACCTGCACTTCGCGGCGTACGACATGATGGCCCGCACGACCCGCGACGACCTCGCGGAGTTGCTGTCGGACTGGACGTACGCCGCCACCCGCATGATGCAGGGGCTCGACGTCAGTGCGACCGGCGCGCTCGGTGGATCGCCCGACGCGCCGCCGGACGACACGGGGGAGGCCGTCGGTCTCCCGGCGAGCAACCTCACGATCACCTTCGGCTTCGGCCCGTCGCTCTTCGACGCCCGCTTCGGACTCGAGGGGCAGCGCCCGCCCGGGCTCGAGCGGTTGCCGGCGTTCCTGAACGACGACCTCGATCCGCTGCGCTCCGACGGCGACCTGTGCATCCAGGCGTGCGCCGACGACCCGCAGGTGGCCGTGCACGCGATCCGCAACCTCAGCCGGATCGCTTTCGGCCGCGCGACGATCCGGTGGTCGCAGCTCGGGTTCGGTCGGACATCGAAGACCACCGCCGCTCAGACGACTCCGCGCAACCTCTTCGGCTTCAAGGACGGCACGGCGAACATCCTCGCCGACGACACGGCCGCGCTGGAGGAGAACGTCTGGGTCTCGGCATCCGAGGGTCCGGCGTGGCTCGCGGGCGGGTCGTACCTCGTCGCGCGTCGCATCGCGATGCTCATCGAGACGTGGGACCGCACGCGGCTCGCCGAGCAGGACCGCGTGATCGGCCGCGACAAGGGTGCGGGGGCACCGCTGTCGGGTGGCGACGAGTTCACCGCTCCCGACTTCGGCGCGACGGATGCCGGCGGCAAGCCGCGCATCGACCCGCGGAGCCACGTGAGCCGGGCGCATCCCGACAACAACGGCGGCATTCGCATCCTGCGTCGTGGCTACAACTTCGTCGACGGCACCACCGACCTCGGTCGACTGAACGCGGGGCTGTTCTTCCTGTCGTTCCAGAAGAGCCCCGACCGCTTCATCACGCTGCAGAAGGCGCTGTCGACGGATGCCATGGGCGAGTACATCCGCCACGTCGGCTCCGGGCTGTGGGCCGTGCCTCCGGCTCCGGCCTCGGGGACGTCGGTGGGGGCGGGGCTGCTGGGCTCCTGA
- a CDS encoding FMN reductase — protein MTARRIAVVTAGLSTPSSTRMLGDRLAHAALAELRERGIEATADVFELRDYAHDLTDNLLTGFAPAPLEQMINTVVSADGLIAVTPIFSTSYSGLFKSFIDVLDPQALTGTPVLIGANAGTARHSLAIDYAIRPLFTYLHANPVPTGVFAASSDWGSNADEVAPLGSRVDRGARELADAIAAREPVRDADPFDPSSYLGEGRSFGHLLGGLSGE, from the coding sequence ATGACCGCTCGCCGCATCGCTGTCGTCACCGCGGGCCTGTCGACCCCCTCGTCGACGCGCATGCTCGGTGACCGTCTCGCACACGCCGCTCTGGCGGAGCTGCGCGAACGGGGCATCGAGGCCACGGCCGACGTGTTCGAACTGCGCGACTACGCCCACGACCTCACCGACAACCTGCTCACCGGCTTCGCACCCGCGCCCCTGGAGCAGATGATCAACACGGTCGTCTCGGCCGACGGTCTCATCGCCGTCACGCCGATCTTCTCGACGAGCTACTCAGGCCTGTTCAAGTCCTTCATCGACGTGCTCGACCCGCAGGCGCTCACCGGGACGCCGGTGCTGATCGGCGCGAACGCGGGTACGGCCCGGCACTCGCTCGCGATCGACTACGCCATCCGTCCGCTGTTCACGTACCTGCACGCCAACCCCGTGCCGACCGGCGTGTTCGCGGCATCCAGTGACTGGGGATCCAACGCCGACGAGGTCGCCCCGCTCGGCTCGCGCGTCGACCGCGGTGCTCGGGAGTTGGCGGATGCCATCGCCGCGCGCGAGCCCGTGCGCGACGCCGACCCGTTCGACCCCTCGTCGTACCTCGGCGAAGGTCGCTCCTTCGGACACCTGCTGGGCGGACTGTCGGGGGAGTAG
- a CDS encoding LLM class flavin-dependent oxidoreductase has protein sequence MSETSNWPGMQFGVMTVSDITQDPTTGKTPSEAQRIKDTLTIAKHTEEVGLDVFALGEHHNPPFWSSSPTTTLAYIAAQTERLILTTSTTLITTNDPVKIAEDFAMLQHVSGGRADLMLGRGNTGPVYPWFGKDIRQGLPLTIENYDLLHKLWREDVVDWEGTFRTPLQGFTSTPRPLDGVPPFVWHGSIRTPEIAEQAAYYGNGFFANNIFWPKEHYQRLITLYRERFAHYGHGTPQQAIVGLGGQVFMRANSQDAVREFRPYFDNAPVYGHGPSLEDFSEMTPLTVGSPQQVIDRYAAMRETFGDYQRQLFLIDHAGLPTKTVLEQLDILGSEVVPVLRKELQKDRPAEVPDAPTHANQVEKIYAGAAPRQAVPGANRGDNMVSGSPYQDAAKPGSAFGAAAAKVGA, from the coding sequence ATGAGCGAGACGAGCAACTGGCCCGGAATGCAGTTCGGTGTCATGACGGTGAGCGACATCACCCAGGACCCCACCACGGGCAAGACGCCGAGCGAAGCTCAGCGCATCAAGGACACCCTCACGATCGCGAAGCACACCGAAGAGGTCGGCCTCGACGTCTTCGCCCTCGGTGAGCACCACAACCCGCCGTTCTGGTCGTCGTCGCCCACGACGACCCTCGCGTACATCGCGGCCCAGACCGAGCGCCTCATCCTCACGACCTCGACGACGCTCATCACCACGAACGACCCGGTGAAGATCGCGGAGGACTTCGCGATGCTGCAGCACGTGTCCGGCGGTCGCGCCGACCTCATGCTCGGTCGCGGCAACACCGGCCCGGTCTACCCCTGGTTCGGCAAGGACATCCGTCAGGGTCTGCCGCTGACCATCGAGAACTACGACCTGCTCCACAAGCTGTGGCGCGAGGATGTCGTCGACTGGGAGGGCACCTTCCGCACGCCCCTGCAGGGCTTCACCTCGACTCCGCGTCCGCTCGACGGCGTGCCCCCGTTCGTGTGGCACGGCTCGATCCGCACGCCCGAGATCGCCGAGCAGGCCGCGTACTACGGCAACGGCTTCTTCGCGAACAACATCTTCTGGCCCAAGGAGCACTACCAGCGCCTCATCACGCTGTACCGCGAGCGCTTCGCCCACTACGGTCACGGCACGCCCCAGCAGGCGATCGTCGGTCTCGGCGGCCAGGTGTTCATGCGGGCCAACTCGCAGGACGCGGTGCGGGAATTCCGCCCGTACTTCGACAACGCGCCCGTCTACGGCCACGGCCCGAGCCTCGAGGACTTCAGCGAGATGACCCCGCTGACGGTCGGCTCGCCGCAGCAGGTCATCGACCGGTACGCCGCGATGCGCGAGACCTTCGGCGACTACCAGCGCCAGCTCTTCCTCATCGACCACGCAGGGCTCCCGACGAAGACCGTGCTCGAGCAGCTCGACATCCTCGGATCCGAGGTCGTCCCGGTGCTGCGCAAGGAGCTGCAGAAGGACCGCCCCGCGGAGGTGCCCGACGCGCCCACGCACGCCAACCAGGTGGAGAAGATCTACGCCGGTGCGGCTCCGCGCCAGGCCGTCCCGGGAGCCAACCGCGGCGACAACATGGTGTCCGGAAGCCCGTACCAGGATGCCGCGAAGCCCGGCAGCGCCTTCGGTGCCGCCGCCGCGAAGGTCGGTGCCTGA
- a CDS encoding DNA/RNA non-specific endonuclease produces the protein MSDGYDPDFLGIPLPLPAPAVSATRLDYPRFSVLLDEQRRFAAVTGVVIDGAGLREQPRTGEWRLDPRVAADAQAGPEIYSRNDLDRGHLVRRRDPGWGSPEEARDATEATFFYTNAAPQAAGFNQSKELWLGLEDHVLAYAETTDQRLAVFTAPVLGDEDPPYRGIRVPLRFWKIAAWRDGDALAAAGFLLDQTELVDTRQGLTVPPLGAFRTFQVPVADIAAEAGIDVGPLAAADTFVRRGIRPVAARELQSLDDIVL, from the coding sequence ATGAGCGACGGCTACGACCCGGACTTCCTCGGCATCCCTCTCCCCCTGCCCGCACCGGCCGTGTCGGCGACCCGGCTCGATTACCCGAGGTTCTCGGTGCTGCTCGACGAGCAACGCCGATTCGCCGCCGTCACCGGCGTCGTCATCGACGGGGCCGGCCTCCGCGAACAGCCGCGCACGGGCGAGTGGCGCCTCGACCCGCGCGTGGCCGCCGACGCGCAGGCCGGCCCCGAGATCTACAGCCGCAATGATCTCGACCGGGGGCACCTCGTGCGTCGACGCGACCCCGGCTGGGGTTCGCCAGAAGAGGCTCGGGATGCCACCGAGGCGACGTTCTTCTACACGAACGCCGCTCCGCAGGCGGCGGGCTTCAACCAGTCGAAAGAGCTGTGGTTGGGGCTCGAGGACCACGTGCTGGCGTACGCGGAGACCACCGACCAACGCCTCGCGGTCTTCACCGCCCCGGTGCTCGGCGATGAGGACCCGCCGTATCGCGGCATCCGTGTTCCGCTGCGGTTCTGGAAGATCGCCGCGTGGCGCGACGGCGACGCGCTGGCGGCGGCGGGGTTCCTGCTCGATCAGACCGAGCTCGTCGACACGCGGCAGGGGCTGACGGTGCCGCCACTCGGGGCGTTCCGCACATTCCAGGTACCCGTCGCCGATATCGCCGCCGAGGCCGGTATCGACGTGGGTCCGCTCGCGGCGGCGGACACGTTCGTGCGACGCGGGATTCGTCCCGTCGCCGCGCGGGAGCTCCAGAGCCTCGACGACATCGTGTTGTGA